Proteins from one Palaemon carinicauda isolate YSFRI2023 chromosome 26, ASM3689809v2, whole genome shotgun sequence genomic window:
- the LOC137620251 gene encoding uncharacterized protein, producing MRPKFKWHLYKKVLGPILISLIGFYSIYSALLSSTFITYYCEEECNVQLWADPIPPEDSQIVAYIRENFLQNQQNVVLHQLTQSDIDGLPWREVGGWHLILDVIQRTFANLREGFFVEVGAGDGVFLSLTSWLEKEMNWTGLLVEPRFQPFQEMRRHRKAAAAQVCVSDVPYNKKEKFWQPKNTEGMQGQFQKIAEGKSTLLHYVAEEDHELGQVTLVPCFTLDAVLGAANISQKTRIDFMVLNTMGGENEILETLTQREILMLLVHTRQKDRAILNALRLNLRLYDDVPLRISDFYFFINLKVDIIKKKKPNIDL from the exons ATGCGCCCAAAATTTAAATGGCATCTGTATAAAAAGGTCTTAGGTCCAATACTCATCAGTTTAATTGGATTTTACTCTATCTACTCTGCTTTGCTGAGCTCGACTTTCATAACCTACTACTGCGAAGAAG AATGCAATGTCCAGCTGTGGGCAGACCCAATTCCACCAGAAGACAGCCAGATAGTGGCTTACATACGCGAAAACTTTTTACAAAATCAACAAAACGTCGTTTTGCACCAATTAACCCAAAGTGACATTGATGGTCTGCCATGGAGGGAAGTGGGTGGGTGGCATCTAATTCTAGATGTTATCCAAAGAACTTTTGCTAATTTG AGAGAAGGATTCTTTGTTGAAGTTGGAGCTGGTGATGGAGTATTCCTATCTTTAACATCTTGGCTAGAAAAGGAGATGAACTGGACAGGTCTTCTCGTTGAACCCCGCTTTCAGCCTTTCCAGGAAATGAGAAGGCACAGGAAAGCAGCAGCTGCCCAAGTTTGTGTTTCTGATGTACCTTATAACAAAAAG GAAAAGTTTTGGCAGCCCAAAAATACAGAAGGTATGCAAGGTCAATTTCAGAAGATAGCAGAAGGCAAATCTACTCTTCTTCATTATGTTGCTGAAGAG GATCATGAACTAGGTCAGGTCACCTTGGTACCATGTTTCACCTTAGACGCAGTACTAGGTGCAGCAAATATTagtcaaaaaacaagaatagaCTTTATGGTCTTAAACACTATGGGTGGAGAAAATGAAATTCTTGAGACCTTAACCCAAAGAGAGATTTTA ATGCTTCTTGTTCACACCAGACAGAAAGACAGAGCAATTTTAAATGCCCTTAGACTGAACCTGAGGCTCTATGATGATGTTCCACTTAGAATTAGTGATTtctatttctttataaatttaaaagttgatattataaaaaagaaaaagccaAATATAGATCTTTAG
- the LOC137620252 gene encoding hydroxysteroid dehydrogenase-like protein 1 translates to MSVFSTEVYNEEQVTIEAFAVIGMIFICAIILKLLWKIVLLTWCYGISRMCAVNLVKKYGGWAVVTGSTDGIGRAYVMELAKRGFNIVLIARNSHKLQKVAEKIIGTYHVQAETIKCDFSGGRPIYENIANSFAGKDIGVLVNNVGVLAVPKEFQNITEDEVWNQILVNVASVPAMSKIVLPGMLKRKRGLIVNIASSLGAMPFPYFQVYAATKAFVRSFSIALGYEYRGTGVAVQTVLPGAVATKMTAWNEDMSKPGLTIPTPADFASQAVATIGYAKETAGYWSHEIQLMVLRSLPEFIVMMMARMMID, encoded by the exons ATGTCTGTTTTCAGTACTGAGGTGTACAATGAAGAACAGGTGACAATAGAAGCCTTTGCCGTCATTGGCATGATATTTATTTGCgccataattttgaaattattgtggAAGATCGTTTTACTTACGTGGTGCTATGGCATATCAAGAATGTGTGCGGTAAACCTCGTCAAGAAATATGGAGGTTGGGCTG tggtgacTGGATCGACGGACGGTATTGGTAGAGCTTACGTTATGGAACTGGCCAAAAGAGGTTTCAACATCGTTCTAATCGCAAGAAATAGTCACAAGTTGCAGAAAGTAGCCGAGAAAAtca TTGGAACATACCACGTACAAGCGGAAACCATCAAGTGTGACTTTTCAGGCGGTAGGCCTATATATGAAAACATAGCAAATAGTTTCGCCGGCAAAGACATTGGGGTACTGG TTAACAACGTGGGTGTTCTGGCTGTCCCGAAGGAGTTCCAGAACATCACCGAAGACGAAGTCTGGAACCAGATCCTCGTCAACGTGGCATCCGTTCCAGCGATGTCAAAGATAGTGCTTCCTGGAATGCTGAAAAGAAAGCGTGGGCTCATAGTGAATATTGCGTCTTCGCTAGGCGCTATGCCCTTTCCATACTTCCAGGTGTATGCTGCTACAAAG GCCTTTGTGAGAAGCTTCAGCATTGCCTTGGGCTACGAGTACAGAGGGACTGGAGTCGCAGTGCAGACTGTTCTGCCTGGAGCGGTCGCTACGAAAATGACTGCTTGGAATGAGGACATGTCAAAGCCAG GGTTAACTATTCCAACTCCCGCGGATTTTGCAAGTCAAGCTGTAGCTACGATTGGATACGCAAAGGAAACAGCTGGCTATTGGAGCCACGAAATTCAG CTAATGGTGCTGCGCAGTCTACCGGAATTTATAGTAATGATGATGGCGAGAATGATGATCGACTGA